One region of Candidatus Dormiibacterota bacterium genomic DNA includes:
- a CDS encoding sigma-70 family RNA polymerase sigma factor translates to MATEVAEIDDLALIRMYRDGDASAFDRIFTRYNQRIRALCARYVGDGQLAEDLVQETFYNVLKTLNRVDDTFHFSAWIYRIAVNLCHDELRRRDKVQHHVEPGGDDVEEAVMRLVDHDRERSPESALEITNMRRVVWEVAKQLPERQRMVLTLRELQGLSYASIAHVMGISQSAVETLLHRARRRFKELYLKQEGSQEATGDCATVTHILEHIGRRNLRQDQKRMLVNHLEACKDCRARFPARSATAATG, encoded by the coding sequence ATGGCGACAGAGGTCGCGGAGATTGACGATCTGGCGCTGATCCGGATGTACCGGGACGGCGATGCCAGTGCGTTCGATCGGATCTTCACCCGGTACAACCAGCGGATCCGCGCCCTCTGCGCGCGGTACGTCGGCGACGGCCAGCTGGCCGAGGACCTGGTGCAGGAGACCTTCTACAACGTGCTGAAGACGCTGAACCGCGTCGACGACACCTTCCACTTCTCCGCCTGGATCTACCGCATCGCGGTCAACCTCTGCCACGACGAGCTGCGCCGCCGCGACAAGGTGCAGCACCACGTCGAGCCCGGTGGTGACGACGTCGAGGAGGCGGTGATGCGTCTCGTCGACCACGATCGCGAGCGCAGCCCCGAGTCCGCGCTGGAGATCACCAACATGCGCCGGGTGGTGTGGGAGGTCGCCAAGCAGCTTCCCGAGCGCCAGCGCATGGTGCTCACCCTGCGCGAGCTGCAGGGCCTCTCCTACGCCTCCATCGCCCACGTCATGGGCATCAGCCAGTCGGCCGTCGAAACCCTCCTCCACCGCGCCCGGCGCCGCTTCAAGGAGCTGTACCTCAAGCAGGAGGGGTCGCAGGAGGCCACCGGCGACTGCGCCACGGTGACGCACATCCTCGAGCACATCGGGCGGCGCAACCTCCGCCAGGACCAGAAGCGGATGCTCGTCAACCACCTCGAGGCCTGCAAGGACTGCCGGGCCCGATTCCCGGCGCGCTCCGCCACCGCCGCCACCGGCTGA
- a CDS encoding glycerate kinase, with amino-acid sequence MRVVCAPNAYKGALDARAAAAALARGVASAGADPVELPVADGGDGTLDVLLGAAGAAARVEVRRVSGPLGDPVEARLGWLDAGTAVVELAEASGLRLLGGRLDALRATSRGTGELIAAALDAGASRIVVGIGGSACTDGGAGLAAALGVRLVDDAGAGLGDGGGALAGLAAVDLRGRHPGLRRCRLEVAVDVASPLLGPGGAAAVFGPQKGADATAIAALEAGLGRLAEVAGRDAGADPGLAARPGAGSAGGCGYGLAALCGAVLLPGAALVCDSVGLDAALGGAGLVLTGEGRLDASTAAGKAPAEVARRARRAGVACVAIAGAVGDGVPPLFDRVVELGPGLPVAERIAGAARLLEEAAAAVARSQ; translated from the coding sequence ATGAGAGTGGTCTGCGCGCCCAACGCCTACAAGGGCGCGCTCGACGCCCGCGCCGCCGCCGCCGCGCTCGCCCGCGGGGTCGCATCCGCGGGCGCAGACCCGGTCGAGCTGCCCGTCGCCGACGGTGGAGACGGCACCCTCGACGTCCTCCTCGGCGCCGCCGGAGCGGCCGCCCGGGTCGAGGTGCGCCGGGTCAGCGGTCCGCTGGGCGACCCCGTCGAGGCCCGGCTCGGCTGGCTGGACGCCGGCACCGCGGTGGTCGAGCTCGCCGAGGCCTCCGGCCTGCGCCTGCTCGGCGGCCGTCTCGACGCGCTGCGGGCGACGTCGCGCGGCACCGGCGAGCTCATCGCCGCCGCCCTCGACGCCGGCGCCTCCCGCATCGTGGTCGGCATCGGCGGCAGCGCCTGCACCGACGGCGGCGCCGGCCTGGCCGCCGCACTCGGGGTGCGCCTCGTGGACGATGCCGGGGCCGGGCTGGGCGACGGCGGCGGCGCGCTCGCCGGCCTCGCCGCCGTCGACCTGCGCGGCCGCCACCCCGGTCTCCGCCGCTGCCGCCTCGAGGTGGCCGTCGACGTGGCCAGCCCGCTGCTCGGCCCCGGCGGCGCCGCGGCGGTGTTCGGGCCGCAGAAGGGCGCGGACGCGACGGCGATCGCGGCGCTCGAGGCCGGGCTGGGCCGGCTCGCCGAGGTGGCCGGGCGCGACGCCGGGGCCGACCCCGGGCTCGCCGCCCGCCCCGGGGCCGGCTCGGCGGGAGGCTGCGGGTACGGCCTCGCCGCCCTCTGCGGCGCGGTGCTGCTGCCCGGCGCAGCGCTGGTCTGCGACAGCGTCGGCCTCGACGCCGCGCTCGGCGGCGCCGGCCTCGTGCTCACCGGCGAGGGCCGGCTCGACGCCTCCACCGCCGCGGGCAAGGCGCCGGCGGAGGTGGCCCGGCGGGCGCGCCGCGCGGGGGTGGCCTGCGTGGCCATCGCCGGCGCGGTCGGTGACGGGGTGCCGCCGCTCTTCGACCGCGTGGTCGAGCTCGGACCCGGACTCCCCGTGGCCGAGCGCATCGCCGGCGCCGCCCGGCTGCTCGAGGAGGCGGCGGCCGCGGTGGCGCGGTCTCAGTAG
- a CDS encoding branched-chain amino acid transaminase: MTQSAPTVPHTVPSRDESWVFYDGEIRRYADSRLGLMTHALHYGTGCFEGIRAYWVEEQQQLFAFRMSEHFERLRDSSKILLMDLPLSTEELCAITSELLRRNGWRQDVYIRPLVYKSSEEIGVRLHGLKDGFLVFTAPFGAYVDIDAGIRCMVSSWRRIDDNVAPARSKCTGIYVNSALAKTEAMQNGFDEAIMLTHEGHVCEGSAENIFIVRNGTLITPPESDNILEGITRATLIHLATEEMGLEVVQRSIDRSELYVADEVFLCGTGAQVSPVIEIDRRRIGDGEPGPLTSRIQTDYFAVCKGRNPKYRDWLTAVY; the protein is encoded by the coding sequence ATGACCCAGAGCGCGCCCACCGTGCCCCACACCGTCCCCTCGCGGGACGAGAGCTGGGTCTTCTACGACGGGGAGATCCGCCGCTACGCCGACTCGCGGTTGGGGCTGATGACCCACGCGCTCCACTACGGCACCGGCTGCTTCGAGGGCATCCGCGCCTACTGGGTGGAGGAGCAGCAGCAGCTCTTCGCCTTCCGCATGTCCGAGCACTTCGAGCGGCTGCGCGACAGCTCGAAGATCCTGCTCATGGACCTGCCCCTGAGCACCGAGGAGCTGTGCGCGATCACCTCCGAGCTGCTCCGCCGCAACGGCTGGCGGCAGGACGTCTACATCCGCCCGCTGGTGTACAAGTCCTCGGAGGAGATCGGCGTCCGCCTCCACGGGCTGAAGGACGGCTTCCTCGTCTTCACCGCCCCCTTCGGCGCCTACGTCGACATCGACGCCGGCATCCGTTGCATGGTGTCGTCCTGGCGGCGGATCGACGACAACGTCGCCCCGGCGCGGTCGAAATGCACCGGCATCTACGTCAACAGCGCGCTGGCCAAGACCGAGGCGATGCAGAACGGCTTCGACGAGGCGATCATGCTCACCCACGAGGGGCATGTCTGCGAGGGCAGCGCCGAGAACATCTTCATCGTCCGCAACGGCACCCTGATCACCCCGCCGGAGTCGGACAACATCCTGGAGGGGATCACCCGCGCGACCCTGATCCACCTCGCCACCGAGGAGATGGGGCTGGAGGTGGTGCAGCGCAGCATCGACCGCAGCGAGCTCTACGTCGCCGACGAGGTCTTCCTCTGCGGCACCGGCGCCCAGGTCTCGCCGGTCATCGAGATCGACCGCCGCCGCATCGGCGACGGCGAGCCCGGCCCGCTGACGTCGCGGATCCAGACCGACTACTTCGCGGTCTGCAAGGGCCGCAACCCCAAGTACCGCGACTGGCTGACCGCGGTCTACTGA
- a CDS encoding sialidase family protein, translating into MDRRRGVRRAVTGLLAVAVVASLRVGGGGAAAEPGFTTTTLVNPAFKGANTEPSLRVARDGTAYVGAIRGFPKGVDLWRLGAGGGPAAYLGSPDSAVPAPCCAGLGGGDMDLAIADDGTVAYTSLWLGSLTVGRSTDGGRTFVSQPLGSPVVGDDRPWLATDGHSFYLSFHDILTGNIDIVRSAAGPQAGLAYTPMTPVLSPADAAVGNNQLGDLLADRRHPGVLHQVYTTSADASLGLNGGPGAGQNVVRMATSTDGGGSWVQHTVLTGPAASGYASVFPAAALDATGALYVAVSDNAHVLVLSSSDRGVTWRGPVRVDPGIGAVVFPWVAAGGDGGVVVSWLGSRVTGPDAPDASWQVYAAETLSGAAAAPAYRLFTVSDRVVHARGICQQGLGCRSGRELGDFFQVAVGPDGLAGLAWADDGLGGPAVVRFARGGLTLGPPN; encoded by the coding sequence ATGGACCGCAGGCGTGGCGTCCGGCGAGCAGTCACCGGTCTGCTCGCCGTGGCCGTGGTCGCCTCGCTGCGGGTGGGCGGTGGCGGCGCCGCCGCCGAGCCCGGGTTCACCACCACCACGCTGGTCAACCCCGCCTTCAAGGGGGCGAACACCGAGCCCTCGCTGCGCGTCGCCCGCGACGGCACCGCCTACGTCGGGGCGATCCGCGGATTCCCCAAGGGTGTCGACCTCTGGCGGCTGGGCGCCGGCGGCGGCCCCGCCGCCTACCTCGGCTCGCCCGACAGCGCCGTGCCCGCCCCCTGCTGCGCCGGCCTCGGCGGCGGCGACATGGACCTCGCGATCGCCGACGACGGCACCGTCGCCTACACCAGCCTCTGGCTGGGCTCGCTGACGGTAGGGCGGTCGACCGACGGTGGGCGCACCTTCGTCTCCCAGCCGCTGGGCAGCCCGGTGGTGGGCGACGACCGTCCCTGGCTCGCCACCGACGGGCACTCCTTCTATCTGTCCTTCCATGACATCCTCACCGGCAACATCGACATCGTGCGCTCGGCCGCCGGCCCCCAGGCCGGGCTCGCCTACACCCCGATGACCCCGGTGCTCTCGCCCGCCGACGCGGCGGTGGGCAACAACCAGCTCGGCGACCTGCTCGCCGACCGCCGCCACCCGGGGGTTCTCCATCAGGTGTACACCACCAGCGCCGACGCCTCCCTGGGGCTCAACGGCGGCCCCGGCGCCGGCCAGAACGTGGTCCGGATGGCCACCTCCACCGACGGCGGCGGCAGCTGGGTGCAGCACACCGTGCTCACCGGCCCCGCCGCGTCCGGCTATGCGTCGGTGTTCCCGGCGGCGGCGCTCGACGCCACCGGCGCCCTCTACGTCGCCGTCTCCGACAACGCCCACGTGCTGGTGCTCTCCAGCAGCGACCGGGGGGTGACCTGGCGGGGACCGGTGCGGGTCGACCCGGGGATCGGCGCGGTGGTCTTTCCCTGGGTGGCGGCGGGGGGAGACGGCGGCGTGGTGGTCAGCTGGCTGGGCTCCCGGGTGACCGGCCCCGACGCGCCCGACGCCAGCTGGCAGGTGTACGCCGCGGAGACGCTGAGCGGCGCCGCCGCCGCGCCCGCCTACCGGCTGTTCACGGTGAGCGACCGGGTGGTGCACGCCAGGGGCATCTGCCAGCAGGGGCTGGGATGCCGGAGCGGGCGCGAGCTCGGCGACTTCTTCCAGGTCGCGGTGGGACCCGACGGCCTCGCCGGGCTGGCCTGGGCCGACGACGGCCTCGGCGGCCCGGCGGTGGTGCGCTTCGCCCGCGGCGGCCTGACCCTCGGCCCGCCGAACTGA
- a CDS encoding phosphoenolpyruvate carboxykinase, with protein sequence MTDVIRARGTSLPAAKSIRWNPSPEELRELTASMANARSTAFGNYNVGTRVVARSKASTYVVTDHPEKHSDQTIPRAEGERIAAMQDAYIAGQDMLVIDGYIGNDPDHRVAARLYIEAANANIAGMQQALYFSAEDAGPDFQPRLTVIYTPNLQAPGYPSDRVIAVDLDAGVTRVLNSDYFGESKKGGLRMWNALTYERGGLAMHAGCKVVPTARGEQSMLIVGLSGTGKTTTTFTRQNNSQPVQDDFVALYPGGRIVSSENGCFAKTFALDPSDEPAIHGAVTRREAYLENVSQNDRGECDFFDSSYTQNGRAVFRMDALGIARDAREITRVNQLLILNRNDNLIPAVARLNREQAAAYFMLGETRGTSAGGKEEAGRALRVPGTNPFFPLLHANQGNRFLELLDDSGFEVFLLNTGRIGGEDGDERGKKVTIPFSSAVVKAIAEGTITWERDPDFGYEVASALPGIDDLEILQPRRLYERQGRMDEYSAIVERLRSERRSYLARFDGLRSEIVNAVS encoded by the coding sequence ATGACCGACGTCATCAGAGCGCGCGGCACCTCACTGCCGGCAGCGAAGTCGATCCGCTGGAACCCCAGTCCCGAGGAGCTGCGCGAGCTGACGGCGTCGATGGCCAACGCCCGCTCGACCGCGTTCGGCAACTACAACGTCGGCACCAGGGTCGTTGCCCGGAGCAAGGCGAGCACCTACGTGGTCACCGACCACCCCGAGAAGCACTCCGACCAGACCATCCCCCGGGCCGAGGGCGAGCGCATCGCCGCGATGCAGGACGCGTACATCGCCGGCCAGGACATGCTGGTGATCGACGGCTACATCGGCAACGACCCCGACCACCGAGTCGCCGCCCGCCTGTACATCGAGGCGGCCAACGCCAACATCGCGGGGATGCAGCAGGCGCTGTACTTCAGCGCCGAGGACGCCGGCCCCGACTTCCAGCCCCGGCTGACGGTCATCTACACGCCCAACCTCCAGGCCCCCGGCTATCCCAGCGACCGGGTGATCGCCGTCGACCTCGACGCCGGGGTGACCCGGGTGCTCAACTCCGACTACTTCGGCGAGTCGAAGAAGGGCGGCCTGCGGATGTGGAACGCGCTCACCTACGAGCGCGGAGGCCTGGCGATGCACGCCGGCTGCAAGGTGGTCCCGACCGCGCGCGGCGAGCAGTCGATGCTCATCGTCGGGCTCAGCGGCACCGGCAAGACCACCACCACCTTCACCCGCCAGAACAACAGCCAGCCGGTGCAGGACGACTTCGTCGCCCTCTACCCGGGCGGCCGCATCGTCAGCTCCGAGAACGGCTGCTTCGCCAAGACCTTCGCGCTCGACCCCAGCGACGAACCCGCCATCCACGGCGCGGTCACCAGGCGCGAGGCCTACCTGGAGAACGTCTCGCAGAACGACCGCGGCGAGTGCGACTTCTTCGACAGCTCGTACACCCAGAACGGCCGCGCCGTCTTCCGCATGGACGCCCTGGGGATCGCCCGCGACGCCCGCGAGATCACCCGGGTCAACCAGCTGCTGATCCTCAACCGCAACGACAACCTCATCCCGGCGGTGGCCCGGCTGAATCGCGAGCAGGCGGCGGCCTACTTCATGCTCGGCGAGACCCGCGGCACCAGCGCCGGCGGCAAGGAGGAGGCGGGCAGGGCGCTGCGCGTGCCCGGCACCAACCCCTTCTTCCCGCTGCTCCACGCGAACCAGGGCAACCGCTTCCTCGAGCTGCTCGACGACAGCGGCTTCGAGGTCTTCCTGCTCAACACCGGCCGGATCGGCGGCGAGGACGGCGACGAGCGGGGCAAGAAGGTGACCATCCCCTTCTCGAGCGCGGTGGTGAAGGCCATCGCCGAGGGCACGATCACCTGGGAGCGCGACCCCGACTTCGGCTACGAGGTGGCCTCGGCGCTGCCCGGCATCGACGACCTGGAGATCCTCCAGCCGCGCCGGCTCTACGAGCGCCAGGGGCGGATGGACGAGTACAGCGCCATCGTCGAGCGGCTGCGCAGCGAGCGCCGCAGCTACCTGGCCAGGTTCGACGGGCTGAGGTCGGAGATCGTCAACGCCGTCTCCTGA
- a CDS encoding M20 family metallopeptidase: MSELRAQVDAVFDGAVDLRRALHAEPELGGEEVGTTAIVRERLLGLGLEELPCPTTTGAVFRLEGGRPGRTVLLRADIDALPVEEETGLPFRSRVPGVMHACGHDGHAAALLGAAEVLARRAPGLAGRVVLLFQPAEETGEGARAMLDGGVLTGLGVERVAGLHLSSNLPTGLVMARPGIAMATFQRFTIRLRGTGGHAALAAGDGNVVLAAAELARRLPGLLDGLELAETPCVCGTGVLRAGTVHNVVPRDAEIGGSLRTFTEEQHPEAVARLQAVCATVASDFGVRAEVELPRPVPAVVNDPAATAVTVSALGAVLGGSSVLEAPPMTPSDDVSEFLLRAPGCYFFVGSRPGPRVPPQHHAPDFDLDEQALRVAMLSLVAAAEALAEG; this comes from the coding sequence GTGAGTGAGCTGCGCGCGCAGGTCGACGCCGTCTTCGACGGGGCCGTCGACCTGCGCCGGGCCCTCCACGCCGAGCCCGAGCTGGGCGGCGAGGAGGTGGGCACCACCGCGATCGTCCGCGAGCGGCTGCTCGGGCTCGGGCTCGAGGAGCTGCCCTGCCCCACCACCACCGGGGCGGTGTTCCGCCTCGAGGGCGGCCGGCCGGGGAGGACGGTGCTGCTCCGCGCCGACATCGACGCCCTCCCCGTCGAGGAGGAGACCGGCCTCCCCTTCCGCTCGCGGGTGCCCGGGGTGATGCACGCCTGCGGCCACGACGGCCACGCCGCCGCCCTGCTCGGCGCCGCCGAGGTGCTGGCCCGGCGCGCCCCCGGCCTGGCCGGCCGGGTGGTGCTGCTCTTCCAGCCCGCCGAGGAGACCGGCGAGGGGGCCCGCGCGATGCTCGACGGCGGGGTGCTGACCGGCCTCGGGGTCGAGCGGGTGGCCGGCCTCCACCTCTCCTCGAACCTCCCCACCGGCCTGGTGATGGCCCGGCCCGGGATCGCCATGGCCACCTTCCAGCGGTTCACCATCCGGCTGCGCGGCACCGGCGGCCACGCTGCCCTCGCCGCCGGCGACGGCAACGTGGTGCTCGCCGCCGCCGAGCTGGCCCGCCGCCTGCCCGGCCTCCTCGACGGCCTCGAGCTCGCCGAGACCCCCTGCGTCTGCGGCACCGGGGTGCTTCGCGCCGGGACGGTGCACAACGTCGTCCCCCGCGACGCCGAGATCGGCGGCTCGCTGCGGACGTTCACCGAGGAGCAGCATCCCGAGGCGGTGGCCCGGCTGCAGGCGGTCTGTGCGACGGTGGCTTCCGACTTCGGGGTTCGGGCGGAGGTGGAGCTGCCCCGGCCCGTGCCCGCGGTGGTGAACGACCCGGCCGCCACCGCGGTGACCGTGTCCGCGCTGGGTGCGGTCCTGGGGGGGTCGTCCGTGCTGGAGGCGCCGCCGATGACCCCCAGCGACGACGTCAGCGAGTTCCTGCTCCGCGCCCCCGGCTGCTACTTCTTCGTCGGGTCGCGGCCGGGGCCACGGGTGCCGCCGCAGCACCACGCCCCGGACTTCGACCTCGACGAGCAGGCGCTGCGGGTGGCGATGCTCTCGCTGGTGGCGGCGGCGGAGGCGCTCGCGGAGGGGTAG
- the bioB gene encoding biotin synthase BioB, which translates to MLHAPAPLRAAAERLLEAGEPVDRPLADQLAALDDGDLPELIALAHRVRLAWMGPAVEVESIISAKTGGCPEDCTFCSQSARYTTEVAREPMLPTDRLVDLARRTRELGGTEFCIVVAVRGPDERMMRSVIDAARAIAAEVDIEVAASLGILRPGQAERLAEAGIHRYNHNLEAGPRFFPTICTTHTFEDRLRTCRAVIDAGMELCSGGIFGMGETWEDRLDLAFVLQELGAREIPCNFLNPRPGTPLGDAGLLRPLDALRCVAVYRCVNPSAVLRYAGGREVVLRDLQAYGMLAGANGLIVGNYLTTLGRSAEVDLAMLADLGMPVATAPLTGTRGRREVAGPA; encoded by the coding sequence ATGCTCCATGCGCCCGCACCGCTCCGCGCCGCCGCCGAGCGCCTCCTCGAGGCCGGTGAGCCCGTCGACAGGCCGCTCGCCGATCAGCTCGCCGCCCTCGACGACGGCGACCTCCCCGAGCTGATCGCCCTCGCCCACCGGGTGCGCCTCGCCTGGATGGGGCCGGCGGTCGAGGTGGAGTCGATCATCAGCGCCAAGACGGGGGGGTGCCCCGAGGACTGCACCTTCTGCTCGCAGTCGGCGCGCTACACCACCGAGGTGGCGCGAGAGCCGATGCTGCCCACCGACCGGCTCGTCGACCTCGCCCGCCGCACCCGCGAGCTCGGCGGCACCGAGTTCTGCATCGTGGTGGCGGTGCGCGGCCCCGACGAGCGGATGATGCGCTCGGTGATCGACGCCGCCCGGGCGATCGCCGCCGAGGTGGACATCGAGGTCGCGGCCTCGCTCGGCATCCTCAGGCCCGGCCAGGCCGAGCGGCTCGCCGAGGCGGGGATCCACCGCTACAACCACAACCTCGAGGCGGGCCCGCGCTTCTTCCCGACGATCTGCACCACCCACACCTTCGAGGACCGGCTGCGCACCTGCCGGGCGGTCATCGACGCGGGGATGGAGCTGTGCAGCGGCGGCATCTTCGGCATGGGCGAGACCTGGGAGGACCGGCTCGACCTCGCCTTCGTCCTCCAGGAGCTCGGTGCCCGGGAGATCCCCTGCAACTTCCTCAACCCCCGCCCCGGCACCCCGCTCGGCGATGCCGGGCTGCTCCGCCCCCTGGACGCGCTCCGCTGCGTCGCCGTCTACCGCTGCGTCAACCCGTCGGCGGTGCTGCGCTACGCCGGCGGCCGTGAGGTGGTGCTCCGCGACCTGCAGGCCTACGGGATGCTCGCCGGGGCGAACGGCCTGATCGTCGGCAACTACCTGACCACGCTCGGGCGGAGCGCCGAGGTCGACCTGGCGATGCTCGCCGACCTGGGGATGCCGGTGGCCACCGCGCCGCTCACCGGCACCCGGGGCCGGCGGGAGGTGGCGGGCCCCGCCTAG
- a CDS encoding MFS transporter, with the protein MNAPTGRRRGGSRLGGIALDLTPLRVSRDFRLLWSGQLVSTMGRQITAVAVPYQVYQLTGSTLAVGLLGLVQVVPLIVFSLIGGAVADAMDRRRLLLVSNSLLALCSLLYVAGAVHGHPPLAALYAVGGVAAGLSAFDQPARSATVPNLVPRDQLAAAVALMFGLFQAALIVGPAVGGLIIGRWGLGAAYLVDVLSFGAAITAVALIGPQPPGQEHREPPLRAIRSGLAFARRQPVVLAGFAIDLDAMIFGMPRALFPALAATAFHTGPSGLGLLYAAPGVGAVAAILVTGWLGRVRRLGRVVIGAVAIWGLAIAGFGLVGSLPVALALLAAAGGADSISAVCRSTMLQTLTPDHLRGRMSATYSMVVMGGPYAGDVEAGAVAAAWGPRISVVSGGLLCLVGAGLVAATLPALYRYSADPAVAATAAAIEGA; encoded by the coding sequence GTGAACGCCCCAACCGGGCGGCGGAGAGGGGGGTCGCGCCTCGGCGGCATCGCCCTCGACCTCACTCCGCTGCGCGTCTCCCGCGACTTCCGGCTGCTCTGGTCCGGCCAGCTGGTGTCGACCATGGGCCGGCAGATCACCGCCGTGGCGGTGCCCTACCAGGTCTACCAGCTCACCGGCTCGACCCTCGCCGTCGGGCTGCTCGGGCTGGTCCAGGTGGTGCCGCTGATCGTCTTCTCGCTGATCGGCGGCGCCGTCGCCGATGCCATGGACCGCCGCCGGCTGCTGCTGGTCTCGAACTCGCTGCTGGCGCTCTGCTCACTCCTCTACGTCGCCGGGGCGGTGCACGGCCACCCGCCCCTCGCCGCCCTCTACGCGGTCGGCGGGGTCGCCGCCGGGCTGAGCGCCTTCGACCAGCCGGCGCGCTCGGCGACGGTGCCCAACCTGGTGCCCCGGGACCAGCTGGCCGCGGCGGTCGCGCTGATGTTCGGCCTCTTCCAGGCGGCGTTGATCGTCGGGCCGGCGGTCGGCGGGCTGATCATCGGCCGCTGGGGGCTCGGCGCCGCCTATCTCGTCGACGTCCTCAGCTTCGGGGCGGCGATCACCGCGGTGGCGCTGATCGGCCCTCAGCCTCCCGGGCAGGAGCACCGTGAGCCGCCGCTGCGGGCGATCCGCAGCGGGCTCGCCTTCGCCCGGCGCCAGCCGGTCGTCCTCGCCGGCTTCGCCATCGACCTCGACGCGATGATCTTCGGGATGCCCCGGGCGCTCTTTCCCGCGCTCGCCGCCACCGCCTTCCACACCGGTCCCTCCGGGCTCGGCCTCCTCTACGCCGCCCCCGGGGTGGGCGCGGTCGCCGCCATCCTCGTCACCGGCTGGCTCGGGCGGGTGCGGCGCCTCGGCCGGGTGGTGATCGGCGCGGTGGCGATCTGGGGGCTGGCGATCGCCGGCTTCGGGTTGGTGGGCTCGCTCCCGGTCGCCCTGGCTCTGCTCGCCGCCGCCGGCGGCGCCGACAGCATCAGCGCGGTGTGCCGCTCGACGATGCTCCAGACCCTCACCCCCGACCACCTCCGGGGCAGGATGTCCGCGACCTACTCCATGGTGGTGATGGGCGGCCCCTACGCCGGCGACGTCGAGGCCGGGGCGGTGGCCGCCGCCTGGGGTCCTCGGATCTCGGTGGTCTCCGGCGGCCTCCTCTGCCTGGTCGGCGCCGGGCTCGTGGCGGCCACCCTCCCCGCCCTGTACCGCTACAGTGCGGATCCGGCGGTGGCGGCCACCGCCGCGGCCATCGAGGGCGCCTGA